The following are from one region of the Polaribacter marinaquae genome:
- a CDS encoding UvrD-helicase domain-containing protein — MQQPSTFNVYNASAGSGKTFTLVKQYLKVLLTSDNIFTFQNVLAITFTNKAAGEMKERVLFNLEEFAAGKQNDVLKIIIDETSLDKTLIVERSKRILDAILQNYSAFSITTIDSFTHKIIKSFAYDLGLSLNFEVEMDAVSLLNEAVDVLISKIGTDKKLTKLLIDYSLDKTDDDKSWDISNDLNEFSRVLLNEDDVKHFRKLQDKSLDDFFELKEKLQQKNKKIEASFEEIGNKVLSLINQNGLNISDFAYTGEYFKHFKKFTKLRFLKSDELKFDGRLNTTIENEKNLFAGKASADVKETIKDISPELRAFYYESKVLYENNFSGYLLNKIALKSIIPLAVLNNINSELNTIKEDSNIRLNAEFNQLISDNIKDQPAPYIYERIGQRFQNYFIDEMQDTSELQWQNLIPLIDNALAQENSNLLLVGDGKQAIYRWRGGKAEQFIDLGSENGNPFHIQKNVQNLETNYRSYSEVINFNNSFFQHTAKFIQNESYKKLFVEGNTQLENSKKGGYVSLNFLDKLEKDEEKLKYPKKVLEKINLLKEDFYLNEICVLTRTKKDGIAVADYLSENGISIISSETLLLKNNAKINFIIDVLKIIQNPKDEERRFEFLYFLHEHLQIEIPKHQFFQKHIKSDNTTIFAELQQHNIVFDYNVFQQAPFYEKIEEIVRGFCLVNSSDAYIQFFLDVVLEQQRKGTEIGDFLEFWELKKDKLSIVASENSDAVQVMTIHKSKGLEFPVVIFPCDVDLYRQIKPKVWFNDLPEDYNFKELLIDYKKDLSLINQRGLDIFNQQREELELDNFNLLYVALTRAVEQLHIITEKKISAKGVESVNYYSGIFINYLKEQNLWQDDLLEYEFGDVSRKIEKVKQESLSEVHQKFISNPWQEHNIVLLASASKLWNTEQGKAIDFGNLFHEILSKIKTKNDVDFIVNQYHQQGFINTEQLEYILKSVNTIVNHKDLNSYFSEEVTVFNEREIVDFDNQIIIPDRLVVNSKNEAIIIDYKTGAPSNEHHQQLLKYGIVLESMRFNVSRKLLVYINDKIDVVEV; from the coding sequence GTGCAACAACCTTCAACTTTTAATGTTTATAACGCTTCTGCCGGAAGCGGTAAAACTTTTACATTGGTAAAACAGTATTTAAAAGTACTGTTAACATCAGATAATATTTTTACGTTTCAAAATGTACTGGCAATTACATTTACAAACAAAGCTGCTGGTGAAATGAAAGAACGAGTTCTTTTTAATTTGGAAGAATTTGCAGCTGGTAAACAAAATGATGTACTAAAGATTATTATTGATGAAACTTCTTTAGATAAAACATTAATTGTAGAGAGAAGTAAAAGAATTTTAGATGCAATTTTGCAAAATTACTCTGCATTTTCAATTACAACAATAGATAGCTTTACGCATAAAATTATTAAAAGTTTTGCATACGATTTAGGGTTGTCTTTAAATTTTGAAGTAGAAATGGATGCAGTTTCTTTATTGAATGAAGCTGTAGATGTATTGATTTCTAAAATAGGAACGGATAAAAAATTAACCAAACTTTTAATTGATTATTCTCTTGATAAAACAGATGATGATAAATCTTGGGATATTTCAAATGATCTTAACGAGTTTTCTAGGGTTTTGTTAAACGAAGATGATGTAAAACATTTTAGAAAATTACAAGATAAGAGTTTAGATGATTTTTTTGAACTGAAAGAAAAACTTCAGCAAAAAAATAAAAAAATAGAAGCTTCTTTTGAGGAAATTGGTAATAAGGTTTTAAGTTTGATCAATCAAAATGGTTTAAATATTTCTGATTTTGCATACACAGGTGAGTATTTTAAACATTTCAAAAAATTTACAAAGTTAAGATTTCTTAAAAGTGACGAGCTAAAATTTGATGGTAGATTAAATACTACAATAGAGAATGAAAAAAACTTATTTGCAGGAAAGGCTTCTGCAGACGTTAAAGAAACAATTAAAGACATTTCTCCTGAATTAAGGGCTTTTTATTACGAATCTAAAGTATTGTATGAAAATAATTTTTCTGGGTATTTGTTAAATAAAATTGCTTTAAAAAGTATTATTCCTTTGGCGGTTTTAAACAATATAAATTCAGAACTAAACACTATAAAAGAAGATAGTAATATTCGTTTAAATGCAGAGTTTAATCAATTAATTTCAGATAATATTAAAGACCAGCCTGCGCCATATATTTATGAAAGAATTGGGCAAAGGTTTCAGAATTATTTTATTGATGAAATGCAAGATACATCTGAGTTGCAATGGCAAAATTTAATTCCGTTAATAGACAATGCATTGGCGCAAGAAAATAGTAATTTGTTATTGGTTGGCGATGGTAAACAGGCAATTTATAGGTGGCGAGGTGGAAAGGCAGAACAGTTTATCGATTTAGGATCTGAAAATGGTAACCCTTTTCATATTCAAAAAAATGTACAAAATTTAGAAACGAATTATCGAAGCTATTCTGAAGTAATTAATTTTAATAATTCATTTTTTCAACATACTGCTAAATTCATTCAAAATGAATCTTACAAAAAATTATTTGTAGAAGGAAATACGCAGTTAGAAAACTCTAAAAAAGGTGGCTATGTTTCTTTAAATTTTTTAGATAAGTTAGAAAAAGATGAAGAGAAATTAAAGTATCCGAAAAAAGTTTTAGAGAAAATAAATCTCTTGAAAGAAGATTTTTATTTAAATGAAATTTGTGTTTTAACTCGTACTAAAAAAGACGGAATTGCAGTTGCTGATTATTTATCAGAAAACGGAATTTCTATAATTTCTTCTGAAACTTTACTGTTAAAAAACAATGCTAAAATCAACTTTATAATAGATGTTTTAAAAATTATTCAAAATCCTAAAGATGAAGAAAGGAGATTTGAGTTTTTATATTTTTTACATGAACATTTGCAGATTGAAATTCCAAAACATCAATTTTTTCAAAAACACATAAAATCCGATAACACAACTATTTTTGCAGAACTGCAACAGCATAATATTGTATTTGATTACAATGTTTTTCAGCAAGCGCCTTTTTATGAGAAAATAGAAGAGATTGTTAGAGGGTTTTGTTTGGTCAATTCTTCGGATGCTTATATTCAGTTTTTCTTAGATGTAGTATTAGAACAACAAAGAAAAGGTACAGAAATTGGCGACTTTTTAGAGTTTTGGGAATTAAAGAAAGACAAGTTGAGTATTGTGGCGTCAGAAAACTCAGATGCTGTTCAGGTAATGACGATTCATAAATCAAAAGGATTAGAATTTCCTGTAGTAATTTTTCCTTGTGATGTAGATCTTTACAGGCAAATTAAACCGAAAGTTTGGTTTAACGATTTGCCAGAAGATTACAATTTTAAAGAGCTTTTAATAGATTACAAGAAAGATTTAAGTTTAATAAATCAAAGAGGTTTAGATATTTTTAATCAACAGAGAGAAGAGTTAGAACTCGATAATTTTAATCTTTTATATGTAGCGTTAACAAGAGCTGTAGAGCAATTACATATTATTACCGAGAAGAAAATATCTGCAAAAGGTGTAGAAAGTGTCAATTATTATTCAGGTATTTTTATCAATTATTTAAAAGAACAAAATCTTTGGCAAGATGATCTTTTAGAGTATGAGTTTGGTGATGTTTCTCGTAAGATAGAGAAAGTAAAACAAGAATCTTTATCAGAAGTGCATCAAAAATTTATTTCCAATCCGTGGCAAGAACACAATATTGTTTTGTTGGCAAGTGCTTCAAAATTATGGAATACAGAGCAAGGAAAAGCAATTGATTTTGGTAATTTGTTTCATGAGATTTTATCTAAAATAAAAACTAAAAACGATGTCGATTTTATTGTAAATCAATATCATCAGCAAGGTTTTATCAATACAGAACAGTTAGAATATATATTAAAAAGTGTAAATACTATTGTAAACCACAAAGATTTAAATAGTTATTTTTCTGAAGAAGTAACCGTTTTTAATGAGCGCGAAATTGTAGATTTTGACAACCAAATTATTATTCCGGACAGATTGGTGGTTAATTCAAAAAATGAAGCGATAATTATAGATTATAAAACCGGTGCGCCATCAAATGAACATCATCAGCAGTTATTAAAATATGGAATTGTTCTAGAATCAATGCGTTTTAATGTATCTAGAAAATTACTTGTTTACATAAATGATAAAATTGATGTTGTTGAAGTATAA
- the kbl gene encoding glycine C-acetyltransferase, translated as MYGKIKDTLKKEIQDIKEAGLYKSERIITSSQDAVIKISTGEEVINFCANNYLGLSNNTEVIQAAKDVMDTHGFGMSSVRFICGTQDIHKKLEQKIADFYTTEDTILYAAAFDANGGVFEPLLTKEDAIISDSLNHASIIDGVRLCKAARYRYNNNDMASLEEQLIAANKENHRFKIIVTDGVFSMDGIVAKLDEICDLADKYDAMVMVDECHATGFIGKTGRGTVELKNVMDRVDIVTGTLGKALGGAMGGYTTGKKEIIEILRQRSRPYLFSNSLAPAIVGASLKVFDLIATDTTLRDQLEWNTNYFRTEMEKAGFDLVGADAAIVPVMLYDAKLSQIMANKLLEKGIYVIGFFFPVVPKEKARIRVQLSAAHTKEHLDKAISAFTEVGKELKVI; from the coding sequence ATGTACGGTAAAATTAAAGATACTTTAAAAAAAGAAATTCAAGATATTAAAGAAGCAGGTTTGTATAAATCTGAAAGAATTATTACTTCTTCGCAAGATGCAGTTATTAAAATTTCTACAGGAGAAGAAGTTATTAATTTTTGTGCCAATAATTATTTAGGTTTGTCTAATAATACAGAGGTAATTCAGGCAGCAAAAGATGTTATGGATACGCATGGTTTTGGTATGTCATCTGTAAGATTTATTTGTGGTACACAAGATATTCATAAGAAATTAGAACAAAAAATAGCAGATTTTTATACCACGGAAGATACTATTTTATATGCCGCAGCTTTTGATGCAAACGGGGGTGTTTTTGAACCACTTTTAACAAAAGAAGATGCCATTATTTCTGATAGTTTAAATCACGCTTCTATTATCGACGGAGTTCGTTTGTGTAAAGCAGCTCGTTATAGGTACAATAATAATGACATGGCTTCTTTAGAAGAGCAATTAATTGCAGCCAATAAAGAAAACCATAGATTTAAAATAATTGTTACAGACGGTGTTTTCTCTATGGATGGTATTGTAGCAAAACTAGATGAAATTTGCGATTTAGCAGATAAATATGATGCTATGGTAATGGTAGATGAGTGTCATGCAACTGGTTTTATAGGTAAAACAGGTAGAGGAACTGTAGAATTAAAAAATGTTATGGATAGAGTAGATATCGTAACAGGAACTTTGGGTAAAGCCTTAGGTGGTGCAATGGGAGGTTATACTACAGGTAAAAAAGAAATTATAGAAATTTTACGCCAACGCTCTAGACCTTATTTATTTTCAAACTCTTTGGCTCCGGCTATTGTTGGTGCTTCATTAAAAGTTTTTGATTTAATAGCTACAGACACAACTTTAAGAGATCAGCTAGAATGGAATACAAACTATTTTAGAACAGAGATGGAAAAAGCAGGTTTTGATTTAGTTGGTGCAGATGCAGCAATTGTACCTGTAATGTTGTATGATGCAAAATTGTCTCAAATAATGGCTAACAAATTATTAGAAAAAGGAATTTATGTGATTGGATTTTTCTTTCCGGTTGTGCCAAAAGAAAAAGCAAGAATCAGAGTACAGTTATCTGCTGCTCATACTAAAGAACATTTAGATAAAGCAATTTCTGCATTTACCGAAGTGGGTAAAGAGTTAAAGGTAATTTAG